A part of Flavobacteriaceae bacterium GSB9 genomic DNA contains:
- a CDS encoding GIY-YIG nuclease family protein, translating to MYAILDIETTGGKYNEEGITEIAIYKYDGHEVVDQFISLINPERDIQPFVVNLTGINSNMLRNAPKFYEVAKRIVEITDECILVAHNAQFDYRILRTEFRRLGFEYERQSLCTVELSKSLIPGQPSYSLGKLVRSLGIPVTDRHRASGDALATVKLFKILLDKDTNKNIVKQSVKSKPKYQLEPKHLDILDELPSTTGVYYIHKSDGEIIYIGKSKNIKKRINQHFTGTNAKSKKIQAQVSAVTYESTGSELVALLKESEEIKKNKPIYNRALRRSIFTHALYSFVDDNNYINLKIDIADGRKKPITTFSNRQSGKSFISKAVEDYNLCQKLAGLYKTKTSCFNYDIKQCKGACIQKEPAETYNVRVKQLIEKNSYSNKNMVVIDRGRSVDERSAILIKNGVFQGIGYFNLNYQINNIDILESIITPMQNNRDVQHIIQSYLRKNKRLKIITLD from the coding sequence TTGTACGCAATACTCGACATAGAAACTACCGGTGGAAAGTATAACGAAGAAGGCATAACCGAAATTGCTATTTATAAATATGATGGCCATGAGGTGGTCGATCAATTTATAAGCCTAATAAACCCAGAACGCGACATACAACCCTTTGTCGTTAATCTAACGGGCATAAATAGCAATATGCTTCGCAACGCACCCAAGTTTTACGAAGTGGCCAAACGGATAGTAGAAATCACAGACGAATGCATTTTAGTAGCTCACAATGCCCAGTTTGACTACAGAATTTTAAGAACGGAATTTAGAAGATTAGGTTTTGAATATGAACGACAATCCCTTTGTACGGTTGAACTTTCAAAAAGTTTAATACCCGGGCAGCCATCGTATAGCTTAGGCAAACTCGTTCGTTCGTTGGGCATACCCGTTACCGACCGCCACCGGGCTTCGGGCGACGCACTGGCAACGGTTAAATTATTTAAAATCCTGCTTGATAAAGACACTAACAAAAATATTGTAAAACAATCGGTTAAATCTAAGCCAAAGTATCAATTAGAGCCAAAACATTTAGATATTCTTGACGAACTGCCTTCAACCACTGGGGTATATTACATCCATAAATCGGATGGCGAAATTATCTACATCGGGAAAAGTAAAAATATCAAAAAAAGAATCAACCAGCATTTTACGGGTACGAATGCCAAATCTAAAAAAATCCAAGCTCAAGTAAGTGCTGTAACCTATGAATCTACTGGTAGCGAATTGGTCGCTCTTTTAAAAGAGAGTGAAGAAATAAAAAAGAATAAACCTATATATAATCGAGCATTACGTCGTTCAATATTCACTCATGCTTTATATAGTTTTGTAGACGACAACAATTATATAAACCTAAAAATAGATATTGCTGACGGACGCAAAAAACCCATCACAACATTCAGCAATCGGCAAAGCGGCAAAAGTTTTATTAGCAAAGCTGTAGAAGATTATAACCTTTGCCAAAAGCTGGCAGGATTGTACAAAACAAAAACCAGTTGTTTCAATTACGACATAAAACAATGTAAAGGGGCCTGTATTCAAAAAGAGCCTGCCGAAACTTACAATGTTAGAGTAAAACAGCTCATTGAAAAAAATAGCTACTCTAACAAAAATATGGTTGTTATTGACCGTGGCAGATCTGTTGACGAACGCAGTGCCATACTTATTAAAAATGGTGTTTTCCAAGGTATAGGCTATTTCAATCTGAACTATCAAATAAACAATATTGATATTTTGGAATCCATCATAACCCCTATGCAAAACAACAGGGATGTGCAGCACATCATTCAAAGCTACCTCAGAAAAAACAAACGACTAAAAATTATAACATTAGATTAA